ctacgtgtaccaaatgacatgaagacatttctggatatgtggcaagaaatttcagaatcaccaacagagagagaatttagagatcgcGTAGCAGAGTTGCGAACGCATGAGGTTTCTCGGAGAAACGAGCGTGCATGGCCATACTTTCAACAGCAATGGCTAACGGTATGTGAAAGATGGGTGAAAGCGTATGAGGACAAGGGCAGATTTGCAACTATTGACACTACAAATGGAGTTGaagccatgaacaagattgtaaaacattttttcctaaaacacaattcagacaggactttaactggggttactaaggttataataaaccagtttcttccaaacctaattagaaagtactgtctgcagaattctgccatcaaagcttataacaaagatgttccactgtttttgcataaaaaaacaaacaagtttgCGAAACATGTCATGCAGCGATATGCATCAGCAAAAGTTGAGTTAACTGCAAGATCAGTGAGTAGGAGATCGGATGGTTCGTTTTGTGTGGAGAGTGCAAagtccaaaaactgtaattatgttgtaaactttgatataccagattgcacatgtgaagattttcggagatataaatacccatgcaagcatttctgtgcaatctttattttttacccagagtggggttttgataaaatgccagaaagttataagactagtccattaatctgtcttgatgaaatgtatggggtgggctttagaagtggctcttcagtaatttcaaatgaaggcagtagtagtgacgaagctgttgaggaggcagttgaagcagctgaggaggctgtcgaggttgaggaggctgtcgaggttgaggaggctgtcgaggttgaggaggctgtcgaggcagcaaatacagatggtgttgttcaaacccagaatattcctttgcagcagtttgaagcaagggagctgtgtaaacagatttataatctcacatacaactgcagcaacagcgaaacattacaaaaagtacttgaatcactgagcaactgtgtgcaagatttgcaattatcaaatcctgaagttggtggtctcccattggcagtgccatcaacttccaaacaatagcgaagaacgatgccaaaagccttacaagatctgtcttaaacacattataacttcccatttgaagggtaagaaatgacttatttgaattttagatagctctttgtctatgtaaaatacaaataagctccgtcatttctgatcctcgagatggaatgctatgaggtctttatgttggtctctgcttttaaactttgttgcacatttgaatttcgaagtagcagtagataaaatattataaaaaggatagttgctacatttgtgtgtgtgtttgtgagtgagcgagtgtgcgcgcgcgcttttgaaaaggcccttgttgcccgaaagataagtccgacagtctttttgttgtgcctttctgtgactcagcatcttcaccatttggtaagcagcaacaactatccttttcataatattgttacattccatcctggattttttgttgttcatcagagaaaagatttttctgaggaattaaactagatggtagtgtagaacttgcaaactttttaaaatatgaagtaaaagattttaactttaaattaGTTTAATTCAAATATGGGGCAATGTTGAGAATTGAaaaggtggaaaaaataaataagatatatcttagtggcattgagatgtcgtatgactgatggaggaaagattttgcatttctttttccaagtaAGAATGCACTTGCTCTCACTTGCTTCAGTACATGTCTAGtgattcacatgaaacagagaaaaagatagactgccctgttaatgaacatgagattgcccagtatcactctgacagaagagtatggtgtttccttgatatggtatctggtcagcaatgtcattgggaccaaatgaagtaagtattgactttttttatttgctttggaagcttaatgtgtatcagttacctacatattggatatctaccaccttggttctaatgttcttaataactttgcagagctactgcagataccacacagaagcaattactgttactggaataccagtaatgtttattaaattcagttgtaaagtagttctgggcattgcagctggtgagcaatgtcattgggcaccaaaagaagtgagtactaaattttggaattgtgctttgaaaacatgtgtatcagttgtcttcatgttgcataactcaattacttgttgttaatttatttgttaggttcagttatgatggatttctggccttcagtccatgggaaaattcacaccagattgcatcaagactgttatattccaaggatatcttggaagattgatagtattcctgaacgaaaacaatccatatagtatttcacgtgtgta
This sequence is a window from Schistocerca nitens isolate TAMUIC-IGC-003100 chromosome 11, iqSchNite1.1, whole genome shotgun sequence. Protein-coding genes within it:
- the LOC126212893 gene encoding uncharacterized protein LOC126212893 isoform X1 encodes the protein MWAIWLSVFFFIQIENARSIHEALDIFKDWNKDWNPLYWVTDFSESEINAIEQAFPQTKVYLCLFHRKQAWGRWLKKKDNLRVPNDMKTFLDMWQEISESPTEREFRDRVAELRTHEVSRRNERAWPYFQQQWLTVCERWVKAYEDKGRFATIDTTNGVEAMNKIVKHFFLKHNSDRTLTGVTKVIINQFLPNLIRKYCLQNSAIKAYNKDVPLFLHKKTNKFAKHVMQRYASAKVELTARSVSRRSDGSFCVESAKSKNCNYVVNFDIPDCTCEDFRRYKYPCKHFCAIFIFYPEWGFDKMPESYKTSPLICLDEMYGVGFRSGSSVISNEGSSSDEAVEEAVEAAEEAVEVEEAVEVEEAVEVEEAVEAANTDGVVQTQNIPLQQFEARELCKQIYNLTYNCSNSETLQKVLESLSNCVQDLQLSNPEVGGLPLAVPSTSKQ
- the LOC126212893 gene encoding uncharacterized protein LOC126212893 isoform X3, whose amino-acid sequence is MWAIWLSVFFFIQIENARSIHEALDIFKDWNKDWNPLYWVTDFSESEINAIEQAFPQTKVYLCLFHRKQAWGRWLKKKDNLRVPNDMKTFLDMWQEISESPTEREFRDRVAELRTHEVSRRNERAWPYFQQQWLTVCERWVKAYEDKGRFATIDTTNGVEAMNKIVKHFFLKHNSDRTLTGVTKVIINQFLPNLIRKYCLQNSAIKAYNKDVPLFLHKKTNKFAKHVMQRYASAKVELTARSVSRRSDGSFCVESAKSKNCNYVVNFDIPDCTCEDFRRYKYPCKHFCAIFIFYPEWGFDKMPESYKTSPLICLDEMYGVGFRSGSSVISNEGSSSDEAVEEAVEAAEEAVEAANTDGVVQTQNIPLQQFEARELCKQIYNLTYNCSNSETLQKVLESLSNCVQDLQLSNPEVGGLPLAVPSTSKQ
- the LOC126212893 gene encoding uncharacterized protein LOC126212893 isoform X2 produces the protein MWAIWLSVFFFIQIENARSIHEALDIFKDWNKDWNPLYWVTDFSESEINAIEQAFPQTKVYLCLFHRKQAWGRWLKKKDNLRVPNDMKTFLDMWQEISESPTEREFRDRVAELRTHEVSRRNERAWPYFQQQWLTVCERWVKAYEDKGRFATIDTTNGVEAMNKIVKHFFLKHNSDRTLTGVTKVIINQFLPNLIRKYCLQNSAIKAYNKDVPLFLHKKTNKFAKHVMQRYASAKVELTARSVSRRSDGSFCVESAKSKNCNYVVNFDIPDCTCEDFRRYKYPCKHFCAIFIFYPEWGFDKMPESYKTSPLICLDEMYGVGFRSGSSVISNEGSSSDEAVEEAVEAAEEAVEVEEAVEAANTDGVVQTQNIPLQQFEARELCKQIYNLTYNCSNSETLQKVLESLSNCVQDLQLSNPEVGGLPLAVPSTSKQ